A genomic segment from Agrobacterium vitis encodes:
- a CDS encoding NADH-quinone oxidoreductase subunit C encodes MSEALQVLASHITENSGGLALSSTVAFGELTVTTTVENIYALVTFLRDDARCGFINIIDICGVDYPERVERFEVVYHFLAPKQNQRIRVKLSTSEDKPVPSICPLFPGADWFEREAWDLYGVMFTGHPDLRRLLTDYGFEGHPLRKDFPLTGFVEVRYDDTVKRVVYEPVELKQEFRSFDFLSPWEGTDYVLPGDEKAAK; translated from the coding sequence ATGAGTGAAGCCCTGCAAGTGCTGGCATCCCACATCACCGAAAACAGCGGTGGTCTCGCTTTGTCGAGCACCGTTGCCTTTGGTGAACTGACGGTCACCACGACCGTCGAAAATATTTACGCGCTGGTGACTTTCCTGCGTGACGACGCCCGTTGCGGCTTCATCAATATCATCGACATCTGCGGTGTGGATTATCCTGAGCGTGTCGAGCGTTTCGAGGTGGTCTATCACTTCCTGGCGCCGAAGCAGAATCAGCGCATCCGCGTCAAGCTTTCCACCAGCGAAGACAAGCCGGTTCCGTCGATCTGTCCGTTGTTTCCAGGCGCCGACTGGTTTGAGCGTGAGGCCTGGGATCTCTATGGCGTGATGTTTACCGGTCATCCGGACCTGCGTCGTCTGCTGACCGATTACGGCTTTGAAGGCCATCCGCTGCGCAAGGATTTTCCGCTGACAGGTTTTGTTGAAGTCCGCTATGATGACACGGTCAAGCGGGTGGTTTATGAACCGGTTGAGTTGAAGCAGGAGTTCCGTAGTTTCGACTTTCTCTCGCCTTGGGAAGGCACGGATTACGTGCTGCCCGGCGATGAAAAAGCCGCGAAGTAA
- a CDS encoding p-hydroxycinnamoyl CoA hydratase/lyase, with protein sequence MTVAEKSDADTVLVDIEDRIAFVTFNRPEKRNAMNPALNIRMAEILDELEADDRCGVLVLRGAGTSWSAGMDLQQYFRDNDDKPRHATLKSRRQSGGWWQRLTYFEKPTVAMVNGWCFGGAFNPLVACDLAIAANEATFGLSEINWGILPGGNVTRAVAEVMNHRDSLYYIMTGEPFGGEKARDMGLVNESVPLEELETRVRKLCASLLEKNPVTMKAAKDTFKRVRNMPWELADDYIYAKLEQMLLLDKTRGRDEGLKQFLDDKTYRPGLGAYKRK encoded by the coding sequence ATGACAGTTGCAGAAAAATCCGACGCAGACACCGTACTGGTCGACATTGAAGACCGAATCGCCTTCGTGACCTTCAACCGGCCTGAAAAACGCAATGCGATGAACCCGGCGCTGAATATCCGCATGGCGGAAATTCTTGATGAGCTGGAAGCTGACGACCGTTGCGGTGTGCTGGTGTTGCGCGGGGCAGGAACCTCATGGTCTGCCGGCATGGATCTTCAGCAATATTTCCGCGACAATGACGACAAGCCTCGCCACGCAACACTGAAAAGCCGCCGCCAGTCGGGCGGGTGGTGGCAGCGCCTGACCTATTTCGAAAAGCCGACCGTCGCTATGGTCAATGGCTGGTGCTTCGGCGGTGCCTTCAATCCGCTGGTGGCCTGCGATCTGGCGATTGCCGCCAATGAAGCCACTTTTGGACTCTCGGAAATCAACTGGGGCATCCTGCCGGGTGGCAATGTGACTCGCGCTGTCGCTGAAGTGATGAATCACCGTGATTCGCTGTACTACATCATGACCGGCGAGCCCTTCGGTGGTGAGAAGGCCCGGGATATGGGCCTGGTCAACGAATCGGTGCCACTGGAAGAGTTGGAAACCCGCGTCCGCAAACTCTGCGCCAGCCTGCTCGAAAAAAATCCTGTGACAATGAAAGCCGCCAAGGACACGTTCAAGCGCGTCCGCAACATGCCCTGGGAACTGGCCGACGACTATATTTATGCCAAACTGGAGCAAATGCTGCTGCTGGACAAGACCCGGGGCCGTGACGAGGGCCTGAAGCAATTCCTGGATGACAAGACCTATCGCCCTGGGCTTGGCGCTTACAAACGGAAGTAA
- a CDS encoding AMP-binding protein: protein MSYYGSAGLRETSAFAGMVAEDPVRFRANSGPDRPAVMELATGQSLTFSEFDTLIGRCAAALDDVIASAGTGQDSPARIAYLGRNSTAQFAVCFACQRIGAIFVPLNWRLSTREISLILADCEPTLLLYDAEFAETGTSFDVESLVVTGKGGFLDKASGLEPITPRYSSADRTCVILYTSGTTGVPKGVLLNARNLFFSALNFAFVGEVTPESVVLCDLPFFHTIGLVALARTAMVMGARLVISDRFVAERTIATMADAQIGVSHYCGVPQMASTLRNSPNWNPAALQGLKAIFLGGAPLPPVLIERFLDDGIALVNGYGMSETGTAYHMPLDRQLIARHPGSIGFAAPLLETRVVDFDGADVTNGGVGEIWLRGPSVTEGYWNRPDLTEAAFTDGWFRSGDMARVQDGVVYLADRLKDMYISGGENVYPAEVEAAIAAHPGVADVAVMGLAHAEWGEVGLALVVAGDGSLRDHDILRHCADRLASFKRPKHVVFVDTIPRSASGKVQKHILREAYTHLSSSSTSASGQPGA, encoded by the coding sequence ATGTCGTACTATGGTAGCGCAGGTTTGCGCGAAACATCTGCGTTCGCCGGCATGGTCGCGGAGGATCCTGTCCGGTTCCGCGCCAATAGCGGTCCGGATCGGCCAGCCGTTATGGAGCTGGCAACCGGGCAATCACTGACATTTTCTGAATTCGATACGCTGATTGGGCGATGTGCTGCCGCTCTTGACGATGTGATTGCGAGCGCGGGGACGGGGCAGGACAGCCCAGCCCGTATTGCCTATCTCGGACGCAATTCCACAGCCCAATTCGCGGTTTGTTTCGCCTGCCAGCGGATCGGTGCGATCTTCGTGCCATTGAACTGGCGTCTGAGCACCCGAGAAATTTCGTTGATCCTTGCCGACTGCGAACCGACGCTGTTGCTGTACGATGCGGAATTTGCCGAAACCGGTACCAGTTTCGATGTCGAAAGCCTTGTTGTGACCGGCAAGGGAGGCTTTCTGGACAAGGCCTCGGGTTTGGAGCCAATCACACCTCGCTATTCATCCGCCGACCGCACTTGCGTGATTCTCTACACATCCGGGACCACAGGTGTGCCAAAGGGCGTGCTGCTCAATGCCCGCAATCTGTTTTTCTCTGCCTTGAATTTTGCTTTCGTCGGTGAGGTAACGCCCGAATCGGTCGTGCTCTGCGACCTGCCGTTTTTCCACACGATTGGTCTGGTAGCCCTGGCACGCACCGCGATGGTGATGGGCGCCCGGCTGGTCATTTCTGACCGCTTTGTCGCCGAACGAACGATTGCCACCATGGCGGATGCCCAAATCGGCGTGAGCCACTATTGTGGCGTGCCGCAAATGGCCAGTACGTTGCGGAACTCGCCGAATTGGAACCCGGCTGCATTGCAGGGTCTGAAGGCGATCTTTCTGGGTGGCGCGCCTTTGCCACCTGTGTTGATCGAGCGTTTTCTCGATGACGGCATTGCGCTGGTCAATGGCTACGGGATGAGCGAAACCGGTACGGCCTATCATATGCCGCTCGACCGGCAACTCATCGCCCGTCATCCAGGCAGTATCGGTTTTGCCGCCCCACTGCTTGAAACCCGGGTTGTTGATTTCGATGGCGCCGATGTCACCAATGGCGGGGTCGGTGAAATCTGGCTACGAGGACCGAGCGTCACCGAGGGCTATTGGAACCGTCCGGACCTGACCGAGGCTGCCTTCACCGATGGCTGGTTTCGCAGCGGCGATATGGCGCGGGTCCAGGATGGCGTGGTCTATCTCGCAGACCGCCTGAAGGACATGTATATCAGCGGCGGTGAAAACGTTTACCCGGCGGAGGTCGAGGCGGCGATTGCCGCCCATCCCGGCGTTGCCGATGTTGCGGTCATGGGTCTTGCCCATGCCGAATGGGGTGAAGTCGGCCTGGCGCTGGTCGTCGCTGGCGACGGTAGCCTACGTGATCACGACATCCTACGCCATTGCGCTGATCGGCTTGCCAGCTTCAAACGGCCCAAGCACGTTGTGTTTGTGGATACCATTCCTCGCTCCGCTTCCGGCAAGGTGCAGAAGCACATTTTGCGCGAAGCCTACACTCACCTTTCATCCAGCTCGACATCGGCGTCCGGACAGCCCGGCGCATAA
- a CDS encoding NADH-quinone oxidoreductase subunit A: MTELLSSYLPIMVFVGIAMVIGIALLVTPFAVAFKAPDSEKLSAYECGFNAFDDARVKFDIRFYLVSILFIIFDLEVAFLFPWAVSFGAIGWFGFWSMMVFLGVLTIGFIYEWKKGALEWE; this comes from the coding sequence ATGACTGAACTCCTCAGTTCCTACCTTCCGATCATGGTTTTCGTCGGAATTGCGATGGTTATCGGCATAGCCCTTCTGGTGACGCCGTTTGCCGTGGCATTCAAGGCGCCAGACTCGGAAAAGCTTTCTGCCTATGAATGCGGCTTCAATGCTTTTGACGATGCCCGCGTCAAATTCGATATTCGATTTTACCTCGTGTCGATTCTTTTTATCATCTTCGATCTCGAAGTTGCCTTCCTGTTTCCGTGGGCGGTTTCCTTCGGTGCGATCGGCTGGTTTGGTTTCTGGTCTATGATGGTGTTTCTCGGCGTGTTGACCATCGGATTTATCTATGAATGGAAGAAGGGAGCCCTGGAATGGGAGTGA
- the nuoH gene encoding NADH-quinone oxidoreductase subunit NuoH, whose translation MDSFVSTYVWPAAIMIGQSLLLLVCLLVFIAYILLADRKIWAAVQLRRGPNVVGPWGLFQSFADLLKFVFKEPIIPAGANKAVFLLAPLVAVTLALATWAVIPLNQGWVIANINVGILYVFAISSLEVYGIIMGGWASNSKYPFLGALRSAAQMVSYEVSIGFVIVTVLLCAGSLNLTDIVNSQNHGLGTMMGMPSSLLDWHWLSLFPMFVIFFISALAETNRPPFDLPEAESELVAGFMVEYGSTPYMMFMLGEYAAIVLMCALTTILFLGGWLPPLDIAVLNWVPGIIWFILKATLVFFMFGITKAIVPRYRYDQLMRLGWKVFLPLSLAMVVIVAFVLKLGGWA comes from the coding sequence ATGGACAGTTTCGTTTCTACCTATGTGTGGCCGGCGGCCATCATGATCGGCCAGTCCCTGCTGCTGCTGGTCTGCCTGCTGGTGTTCATTGCCTATATTCTGTTGGCAGACCGCAAGATCTGGGCGGCGGTGCAATTGCGCCGTGGTCCCAATGTGGTGGGTCCCTGGGGGCTTTTCCAGTCCTTCGCCGACCTTTTGAAATTCGTGTTCAAGGAACCGATCATTCCGGCCGGTGCCAATAAGGCCGTTTTCCTCCTGGCGCCGCTTGTAGCCGTGACGCTGGCTCTGGCGACCTGGGCGGTTATTCCGCTCAACCAGGGCTGGGTAATTGCCAATATCAACGTCGGCATTCTCTATGTGTTTGCGATTTCCTCGCTGGAAGTCTACGGCATCATCATGGGGGGCTGGGCGTCCAACTCGAAATACCCATTCCTCGGTGCTTTGCGCTCTGCGGCGCAGATGGTCTCCTACGAAGTGTCGATCGGCTTCGTCATCGTCACGGTGCTGTTGTGTGCGGGATCTCTGAACCTCACCGACATCGTCAATTCCCAGAACCATGGTCTCGGCACGATGATGGGCATGCCGTCCTCGCTGCTGGATTGGCATTGGTTGTCGCTGTTTCCGATGTTTGTGATCTTTTTCATCTCGGCGCTGGCGGAAACAAATCGTCCCCCCTTCGACCTGCCGGAAGCTGAATCCGAACTGGTTGCCGGCTTCATGGTGGAATACGGATCGACCCCTTACATGATGTTCATGCTGGGTGAGTATGCGGCCATCGTGCTAATGTGCGCCCTGACCACCATCCTGTTCCTGGGGGGCTGGTTGCCGCCGTTGGACATTGCCGTACTCAACTGGGTGCCGGGCATTATCTGGTTCATCCTCAAGGCGACGCTGGTGTTCTTCATGTTCGGCATCACCAAGGCGATCGTTCCACGCTACCGTTATGACCAGTTGATGCGCCTGGGCTGGAAAGTGTTCCTGCCGCTGTCGCTGGCCATGGTGGTTATTGTTGCATTCGTGTTGAAACTGGGGGGCTGGGCATGA
- the nuoE gene encoding NADH-quinone oxidoreductase subunit NuoE, whose translation MSVRRLAEDQFQPASFAFSEENAVWAEATIRKYPEGRQQSAVIPLLMRAQEQDGWVTKATIEFVADKLDMPYIRVLEVATFYTQFQLKPVGTKAHIQVCGTTPCMLRGSEELMKICKKKIHPEPLERNATGTLSWEEVECQGACVNAPMVIIFKDAYEDLTPARLEEIIDAFEAGKGGEVKTGPQIERVFSAPEGGLTSLTEEITPVRWGEGQSGQDEVAVPPANAGRPTTDTPITDPKLKTPATDKPAASENAKVSGDNADKAKG comes from the coding sequence ATGTCCGTTCGTCGTTTAGCCGAAGATCAATTCCAGCCCGCATCCTTCGCTTTTAGCGAGGAGAATGCCGTTTGGGCCGAAGCCACCATCCGCAAATATCCGGAGGGTCGTCAGCAATCCGCTGTCATCCCGCTGTTGATGCGGGCGCAGGAGCAGGACGGCTGGGTCACCAAGGCGACGATCGAATTCGTCGCGGACAAGCTGGACATGCCCTATATCCGCGTGCTCGAAGTGGCGACCTTCTATACCCAGTTCCAGTTGAAGCCGGTCGGCACCAAAGCCCATATCCAGGTCTGTGGTACCACGCCCTGCATGCTGCGCGGCTCGGAAGAGCTGATGAAAATCTGTAAGAAAAAGATCCATCCGGAGCCTCTTGAGCGTAATGCGACCGGAACCCTGTCATGGGAAGAAGTCGAATGTCAGGGTGCCTGCGTCAACGCGCCGATGGTCATCATCTTCAAGGACGCTTATGAGGATCTGACACCCGCGCGCCTCGAAGAAATCATCGACGCCTTCGAAGCCGGCAAGGGTGGCGAGGTCAAGACAGGTCCGCAGATCGAGCGAGTGTTTTCTGCTCCTGAAGGCGGGCTGACCAGCCTGACGGAAGAGATCACCCCGGTCCGTTGGGGCGAGGGACAGTCTGGACAGGATGAGGTAGCGGTTCCACCGGCTAATGCCGGTCGTCCGACAACCGATACGCCGATAACCGATCCGAAGCTGAAGACGCCCGCCACCGACAAGCCGGCAGCGAGTGAAAATGCGAAAGTCTCCGGCGACAATGCCGACAAGGCCAAGGGGTGA
- a CDS encoding NuoB/complex I 20 kDa subunit family protein codes for MGVSQSDHQTLVAPQPKGILDPATGKPVGNDSTFFGEINDELADKGFLVTSTQALITWARTGSLMWMQFGLACCAVEGLMQASGPRYDMERFGVAPRASPRQSDVMIVAGTLTNKMAPALRKVYDQMPEPRYVISMGSCANGGGYYHYSYSVVRGCDRVVPVDIYVPGCPPTAEALLYGVLLLQKKIRRTGTIER; via the coding sequence ATGGGAGTGAGCCAAAGCGATCACCAGACCTTGGTTGCGCCGCAGCCGAAGGGTATTCTGGACCCTGCCACCGGCAAGCCGGTTGGCAATGACAGCACGTTTTTCGGCGAGATCAATGATGAGCTGGCCGACAAAGGGTTTCTCGTCACTTCCACTCAGGCTTTGATTACCTGGGCGCGCACCGGATCTTTGATGTGGATGCAGTTCGGTCTGGCTTGTTGCGCCGTCGAAGGTCTGATGCAGGCCTCTGGCCCGCGTTACGACATGGAGCGCTTCGGCGTCGCGCCGCGTGCATCTCCGCGCCAGTCGGACGTGATGATTGTCGCGGGAACCCTGACCAACAAGATGGCGCCCGCCTTGCGCAAGGTCTATGACCAGATGCCGGAGCCGCGCTATGTGATCTCCATGGGTTCCTGTGCCAATGGCGGCGGTTACTATCACTATTCGTACTCCGTGGTTCGGGGTTGTGACCGGGTCGTGCCTGTCGACATTTATGTGCCGGGCTGTCCCCCCACGGCAGAGGCGTTGCTCTATGGCGTCCTGCTGCTTCAGAAGAAAATCCGCCGCACCGGCACGATCGAGCGCTAA
- a CDS encoding NADH-quinone oxidoreductase subunit D yields MTEHSVRNFTINFGPEHPSAHGVLRLVLELDGEIVERVDPHIGLLHRGTEKLIEAKTYLQALPYFDRLDYVAPMNQEHAYCLAIEKLLGLEIPIRGQLIRVLYSEIGRILSHIMNVTTQAMDVGAMTPPVWGFEEREKLMVFYERASGARMHAAYFRPGGVHQDIPAQLVEDIGAWCDPFLKVLDDIEGLLTENRIFKQRNVDIGVVSLEDAWKWGFSGVMVRGSGAAWDLRRSQPYECYSDLEFDIPVGKNGDCYDRYLIRMMEMRESVKIMKQCVNRLLGDARVGPVSSVDGKVVPPKRGEMKRSMEALIHHFKLYTEGFHVPAGEVYAAVEAPKGEFGVYLVADGTNKPYRCKIRAPGFVHLQAMDFMSRGHQLADVTAVLGSLDIVFGEVDR; encoded by the coding sequence ATGACTGAACATTCCGTCCGTAACTTCACGATCAATTTCGGCCCCGAACATCCCTCGGCGCACGGCGTTTTGCGTCTGGTGCTGGAGCTGGACGGCGAAATCGTCGAGCGTGTCGATCCGCATATCGGCCTCTTGCACCGTGGCACCGAAAAGCTGATCGAAGCCAAGACCTATTTGCAGGCATTGCCCTATTTCGACCGGCTGGACTATGTCGCGCCGATGAATCAGGAGCATGCCTATTGTCTGGCTATCGAAAAGCTCCTCGGCCTGGAAATTCCGATCCGTGGCCAGCTGATCCGGGTTCTCTATTCCGAAATCGGTCGCATCCTGTCGCATATCATGAACGTCACCACGCAAGCGATGGACGTCGGTGCGATGACGCCACCGGTCTGGGGCTTCGAAGAGCGCGAAAAATTGATGGTATTCTATGAGCGGGCATCTGGCGCGCGCATGCATGCCGCCTATTTCCGTCCCGGTGGCGTTCACCAGGATATTCCGGCCCAGCTGGTCGAGGATATCGGTGCCTGGTGCGATCCGTTCCTGAAAGTTCTAGATGACATCGAAGGTCTGTTGACCGAGAACCGTATTTTCAAGCAGCGCAATGTCGATATCGGCGTTGTCAGCCTGGAAGATGCCTGGAAATGGGGCTTCTCCGGCGTGATGGTTCGCGGTTCGGGTGCAGCCTGGGATTTGCGCCGCTCGCAGCCTTACGAATGCTATTCGGATTTGGAATTCGACATTCCGGTTGGTAAGAATGGCGACTGCTACGATCGCTATCTGATCCGCATGATGGAAATGCGCGAATCGGTGAAGATCATGAAGCAATGCGTCAATCGCCTGCTCGGCGATGCACGCGTTGGTCCGGTTTCGTCTGTGGATGGCAAGGTCGTGCCGCCGAAACGGGGTGAGATGAAGCGGTCGATGGAAGCGCTCATCCATCACTTCAAGCTTTATACCGAAGGTTTCCACGTGCCGGCTGGCGAAGTCTATGCGGCCGTCGAGGCGCCGAAGGGCGAATTCGGGGTTTATCTGGTGGCGGACGGCACAAACAAGCCGTATCGCTGCAAGATCCGCGCTCCTGGGTTCGTGCATCTGCAAGCCATGGACTTCATGTCGCGCGGTCATCAGCTTGCTGACGTAACGGCGGTGCTGGGGTCTCTCGACATCGTATTTGGTGAGGTGGATCGTTGA
- the nuoF gene encoding NADH-quinone oxidoreductase subunit NuoF yields the protein MLQDKDRIFTNIYGLKDKSLKGAMSRGHWDGTKQILEKGRDWIINEMKASGLRGRGGAGFPTGLKWSFMPKESDGRPHYLVVNADESEPGTCKDREIMRHDPHTLLEGCVIAGFAMGAHAAYIYVRGEYMREREALQAAIDECYEYGLLGKNNKLGWDYDIYVHHGAGAYICGEETALLESLEGKKGQPRLKPPFPANMGLYGCPTTVNNVESIAVAPTILRRGAGWFSSFGRPNNVGTKLFMISGHVNKPCTVEETMGITFRELIERHAGGIRGGWDNLLAVIPGGASCPVVKAEDIIDVPMDFDGLRDVKSSFGTAAIIVMDKSTDIIKAIARLSQFFKHESCGQCTPCREGTGWMWRVMERMVKGNAQKREIDMLFQVTKQIEGHTICALGDAAAWPIQGLIRNFRPEIEARIDEYTRKAMDHGAVMEAAE from the coding sequence ATGTTACAGGATAAGGACCGCATTTTCACCAATATCTACGGCCTCAAGGACAAGTCCCTGAAAGGCGCGATGAGCCGCGGCCACTGGGACGGGACCAAGCAGATCCTGGAAAAGGGACGCGACTGGATCATCAATGAGATGAAGGCCTCCGGTCTTCGTGGTCGCGGCGGCGCAGGCTTCCCCACGGGTCTGAAGTGGTCCTTCATGCCGAAGGAAAGCGACGGTCGCCCGCATTATCTGGTCGTCAATGCCGATGAGTCCGAACCCGGCACCTGCAAGGACCGGGAAATCATGCGCCATGATCCGCATACGCTGCTGGAAGGCTGCGTGATTGCCGGTTTCGCCATGGGCGCCCACGCCGCCTATATTTATGTGCGCGGCGAATATATGCGCGAACGCGAAGCGCTTCAGGCCGCAATCGACGAGTGCTACGAATACGGATTGCTGGGCAAAAACAACAAGCTCGGCTGGGATTATGACATTTACGTTCATCATGGCGCAGGGGCCTATATCTGCGGCGAGGAAACGGCTTTGCTCGAAAGCCTTGAAGGCAAGAAGGGCCAGCCACGCCTGAAGCCGCCGTTCCCGGCCAATATGGGTCTCTATGGCTGCCCGACGACGGTCAATAATGTCGAGTCGATTGCGGTCGCACCAACCATCCTGCGCCGTGGCGCTGGCTGGTTCTCGTCCTTCGGTCGCCCGAACAATGTCGGTACCAAGCTGTTCATGATCTCCGGTCATGTCAACAAGCCTTGCACGGTTGAAGAAACCATGGGGATCACGTTCCGCGAACTGATCGAGCGGCATGCTGGAGGCATTCGCGGCGGTTGGGACAATCTTCTGGCTGTCATTCCCGGCGGCGCGTCCTGTCCAGTGGTCAAGGCGGAAGATATTATTGACGTCCCCATGGATTTCGATGGGTTACGTGATGTGAAATCCTCGTTCGGTACCGCAGCGATTATCGTCATGGACAAGTCCACCGATATCATCAAGGCGATTGCCCGGCTGTCGCAGTTCTTCAAGCATGAAAGCTGCGGCCAATGCACACCGTGCCGCGAAGGGACCGGCTGGATGTGGCGGGTGATGGAGCGCATGGTGAAGGGCAATGCCCAGAAGCGTGAAATTGACATGCTGTTCCAGGTCACCAAGCAGATTGAAGGTCATACCATCTGCGCGCTTGGCGATGCGGCGGCTTGGCCGATCCAGGGTCTGATCCGTAATTTCCGGCCTGAGATCGAGGCCAGGATCGATGAATATACCCGCAAAGCCATGGACCATGGCGCGGTCATGGAAGCGGCTGAGTAA
- the nuoG gene encoding NADH-quinone oxidoreductase subunit NuoG, whose protein sequence is MAKLKVDGKEIEVPDHFTLLQACEEAGAEVPRFCFHERLSVAGNCRMCLVEVKGGPPKPAASCAMGVRDIRGGPNGELPEVYTNTPMVKKAREGVMEFLLINHPLDCPICDQGGECDLQDQAMAFGIDSSRYGEDKRAVEDKYIGPLVKTVMNRCIHCTRCVRFTTEVAGIAELGLIGRGEDAEITTYLEQAMTSELQGNVVDLCPVGALTSKPFAFTARPWELGKTESVDVMDALGSAIRVDTRGREVMRVMPRVNDSINEEWISDKSRFIWDGLKTQRLDRPYVRRNGRLQPATWPEAFAEIKTAVSATNGSKIGAIAGDLASVEEMYALKELLTSLGSTSYDCRQDGTALDPVLGRSSYILNSTIEGIEDADALLLIGCNPRLEAAVMNARIRKRWRRGGFPIGVIGENADLRYDYSYLGAGTDTLADLAAGKNSFFDALKTAAKPLIIIGQGALTRGDGAAVLAQVAALAVAVGAVGESWNGFGVLHTAASRVGGLDLGFVPGQGGKTAAEMPTAMDVLFLLGADELDLSAKTAKLTVYIGSHGDNGAQNADVILPAAAYTEKSGTWVNTEGRVQLGNRAGFAPGEAREDWAVLRALSDVLGKKLPFDSLGQLRQKLYQAYPHFAALDEIAEGNPVEIDALAKKGGNMTQSGFASPIKDFYLTNPIARASAVMAECSALARNNFKAAAE, encoded by the coding sequence ATGGCAAAGCTGAAAGTCGACGGTAAGGAGATCGAGGTTCCCGATCATTTCACGCTGCTTCAAGCGTGCGAGGAAGCGGGTGCCGAAGTTCCGCGTTTTTGTTTCCACGAGCGGCTTTCGGTAGCCGGCAATTGCCGTATGTGCCTTGTCGAGGTGAAGGGCGGTCCGCCAAAGCCGGCAGCCTCCTGCGCCATGGGCGTGCGCGATATCCGTGGTGGTCCGAATGGCGAGTTGCCGGAAGTCTATACCAATACGCCAATGGTCAAGAAGGCGCGCGAAGGGGTGATGGAGTTCCTCCTCATCAACCATCCGCTTGATTGTCCGATCTGTGACCAGGGCGGCGAATGCGACTTGCAGGACCAGGCCATGGCCTTCGGTATCGACAGTTCCCGTTATGGCGAGGACAAGCGCGCCGTCGAGGACAAGTATATCGGACCGCTGGTCAAGACGGTGATGAACCGTTGCATTCACTGCACGCGCTGCGTCCGCTTCACCACCGAAGTGGCTGGCATTGCCGAACTTGGCCTGATCGGTCGCGGTGAGGATGCTGAAATCACCACCTATCTCGAACAGGCGATGACCTCGGAATTGCAGGGCAATGTCGTTGATCTTTGCCCGGTCGGTGCGCTGACTTCCAAGCCCTTTGCCTTCACGGCCCGTCCGTGGGAATTGGGCAAGACCGAATCGGTCGATGTGATGGATGCGCTGGGTTCGGCAATCCGCGTCGATACGCGCGGTCGCGAAGTGATGCGTGTCATGCCGCGCGTCAATGACAGCATCAATGAAGAGTGGATTTCCGATAAGAGCCGCTTCATCTGGGACGGATTGAAGACCCAGCGTCTGGACCGGCCTTATGTGCGACGCAATGGCCGCCTCCAGCCTGCAACCTGGCCGGAAGCCTTCGCTGAAATCAAGACTGCCGTTTCGGCCACCAATGGGTCGAAGATTGGCGCGATTGCCGGCGATCTGGCCTCCGTCGAGGAAATGTATGCACTGAAGGAACTGCTGACCTCGCTTGGTTCCACGAGCTATGATTGTCGCCAGGATGGCACGGCGCTCGATCCGGTTCTGGGGCGTTCGTCCTATATCCTCAACTCGACAATCGAGGGCATCGAGGATGCCGACGCGCTGCTGTTGATCGGTTGCAATCCGCGCCTTGAAGCGGCGGTCATGAATGCGCGTATCCGCAAGCGGTGGCGCCGAGGTGGCTTCCCGATTGGGGTAATCGGCGAGAACGCCGATCTGCGTTATGATTATAGCTATCTGGGTGCGGGCACTGATACGCTTGCCGATCTGGCTGCTGGCAAGAACAGCTTCTTTGATGCGTTGAAGACGGCGGCGAAGCCCTTGATCATCATCGGCCAAGGTGCCTTGACCCGTGGCGACGGCGCTGCCGTGCTGGCTCAGGTCGCAGCGCTTGCTGTTGCCGTCGGTGCGGTCGGCGAAAGCTGGAACGGTTTCGGTGTTCTGCATACCGCCGCGTCGCGCGTCGGTGGCCTCGATCTTGGCTTCGTGCCGGGGCAGGGGGGCAAGACAGCGGCAGAAATGCCAACGGCTATGGACGTCCTCTTCCTGCTCGGCGCGGACGAACTGGATCTGTCGGCCAAGACCGCAAAACTGACGGTCTATATCGGTTCGCATGGTGATAACGGCGCCCAGAATGCCGATGTTATCTTGCCGGCTGCCGCCTATACGGAAAAGTCGGGCACTTGGGTGAATACGGAAGGTCGCGTTCAGCTTGGCAATCGCGCTGGTTTCGCGCCGGGTGAGGCTCGCGAAGACTGGGCTGTGCTGCGCGCGCTTTCGGACGTGCTCGGCAAGAAGTTGCCGTTCGATTCGCTTGGCCAACTGCGACAGAAGCTCTATCAGGCCTATCCGCATTTTGCTGCGCTGGACGAGATTGCCGAAGGCAATCCGGTGGAAATCGACGCGTTGGCGAAAAAAGGCGGGAACATGACCCAATCCGGGTTTGCGTCTCCGATCAAAGACTTCTATTTGACAAACCCGATTGCACGCGCGTCTGCGGTGATGGCCGAGTGTTCGGCATTGGCCCGCAATAATTTCAAGGCTGCGGCAGAGTAA